In a genomic window of Oncorhynchus masou masou isolate Uvic2021 chromosome 4, UVic_Omas_1.1, whole genome shotgun sequence:
- the LOC135523814 gene encoding BUB3-interacting and GLEBS motif-containing protein ZNF207-like isoform X2: MGRKKKKQMKPWCWYCNRDFDDEKILIQHQKAKHFKCHICHKKLYTGPGLAIHCMQVHKETIDGVPNAIPGRVDIELEIYGMEGIPEKDMQERRRTLEQKQESQKKKQNQDDSDEDDDDDDAPGPSFVQQQMPAAQPQASYVPPMAQPSIPPGARAPGMPPGAYSGMPPMMPGHGVPPMMHGMPPGMHGMPPGMMHGMGGMMPPMMQGMPGMPPGMPPHMGHRPGIPHMAQAPTPAGMPRPAAAAPAAVSKPLFPSAVQAQQSASGAVPHNAPSTSSDPPKATFPAYTQSSASSSNPPSNTVAKPPATVTSKPATLTTMSATSKLIHPDEDISLEERRAQLPRYQRNVPRQGQVHMSAPPVAAVGGMMPPQQGMPPQQPGMRHPMHGQYGGPPQGMPGYMQGGMPPYGQGPPMGYQGGPPMGMRPPVMSPAGRY; this comes from the exons ATGGGGcgaaagaagaagaagcagatgaAGCCATGGTGCTG GTATTGTAATCGAGATTTCGATGATGAAAAGATCCTCATCCAACACCAAAAGGCCAAACATTTTAAGTGCCATATATGTCACAAGAAGTTGTACACTGGTCCAGGGCTGGCAATTCACTGTATGCAG GTTCACAAAGAGACCATCGACGGGGTCCCCAACGCTATACCAGGAAGGGTAGACATAGAGTTGGAAATCTATGGCATGGAAGGAATTCCAGAGAAGGATATGCAGGAGAGGAGACGGACATTGGAACAAAAGCAGG AGAgccagaagaagaagcagaatcAGGACGACTCTGACGAGGATGACGACGATGATGATGCTCCAGGCCCTTCGTTCGTTCAGCAGCAGATGCCTGCTGCCCAGCCCCAGGCTAGCTACGTCCCTCCCATGGCCCAGCCCAGCATCCCCCCCGGGGCCAGGGCTCCAGGCATGCCACCAGGAGCTTACTCAG GAATGCCCCCTATGATGCCAGGTCACGGTGTCCCGCCCATGATGCATGGGATGCCCCCTGGTATGCACGGAATGCCTCCAGG CATGATGCATGGGATGGGAGGGATGATGCCTCCAATGATGCAAGGGATGCCCGGTATGCCGCCAG GAATGCCACCTCACATGGGTCACCGTCCTGGTATTCCCCACATGGCCCAGGCCCCCACCCCGGCGGGGATGCCCAGGCCCGCCGCAGCAGCCCCTGCTGCCGTCAGCAAGCCCCTGTTCCCCAGCGCAGTACAG GCCCAGCAGAGTGCCTCTGGAGCTGTGCCCCACAACGCGCCCTCCACCTCCTCTGACCCTCCCAAAGCAACATTCCCCGCCTACACCCagtcctctgcctcctcctccaaccCCCCTAGTAACACTGTGGCCAAGCCCCCAGCCACAGTGACCAGTAAGCCAGCCACCCTCACCACCATGAGTGCAACCAGTAAGTTGATCCACCCTGATGAGGATATCTCACTG GAGGAGCGACGGGCTCAGTTGCCACGGTACCAGCGTAACGTGCCCAGGCAGGGGCAGGTCCACATGTCTGCCCCTCCGGTGGCGGCCGTGGGCGGCATGATGCCCCCACAGCAGGGCATGCCCCCCCAGCAGCCTGGCATGAGGCACCCCATGCACG gtcAGTATGGTGGTCCCCCCCAGGGCATGCCTGGCTACATGCAGGGCGGGATGCCTCCGTATGGGCAGGGCCCTCCGATGGGATACCAAGGAGGGCCTCCCATGGGCATGAGGCCCCCCGTCATGTCTCCTGCGGGACGATACTGA
- the LOC135523814 gene encoding BUB3-interacting and GLEBS motif-containing protein ZNF207-like isoform X1, giving the protein MGRKKKKQMKPWCWYCNRDFDDEKILIQHQKAKHFKCHICHKKLYTGPGLAIHCMQVHKETIDGVPNAIPGRVDIELEIYGMEGIPEKDMQERRRTLEQKQESQKKKQNQDDSDEDDDDDDAPGPSFVQQQMPAAQPQASYVPPMAQPSIPPGARAPGMPPGAYSGMPPMMPGHGVPPMMHGMPPGMHGMPPGMMHGMGGMMPPMMQGMPGMPPGMPPHMGHRPGIPHMAQAPTPAGMPRPAAAAPAAVSKPLFPSAVQMGSHVPNTITASPSSTADSQSAASKPLFSNTPQAQQSASGAVPHNAPSTSSDPPKATFPAYTQSSASSSNPPSNTVAKPPATVTSKPATLTTMSATSKLIHPDEDISLEERRAQLPRYQRNVPRQGQVHMSAPPVAAVGGMMPPQQGMPPQQPGMRHPMHGQYGGPPQGMPGYMQGGMPPYGQGPPMGYQGGPPMGMRPPVMSPAGRY; this is encoded by the exons ATGGGGcgaaagaagaagaagcagatgaAGCCATGGTGCTG GTATTGTAATCGAGATTTCGATGATGAAAAGATCCTCATCCAACACCAAAAGGCCAAACATTTTAAGTGCCATATATGTCACAAGAAGTTGTACACTGGTCCAGGGCTGGCAATTCACTGTATGCAG GTTCACAAAGAGACCATCGACGGGGTCCCCAACGCTATACCAGGAAGGGTAGACATAGAGTTGGAAATCTATGGCATGGAAGGAATTCCAGAGAAGGATATGCAGGAGAGGAGACGGACATTGGAACAAAAGCAGG AGAgccagaagaagaagcagaatcAGGACGACTCTGACGAGGATGACGACGATGATGATGCTCCAGGCCCTTCGTTCGTTCAGCAGCAGATGCCTGCTGCCCAGCCCCAGGCTAGCTACGTCCCTCCCATGGCCCAGCCCAGCATCCCCCCCGGGGCCAGGGCTCCAGGCATGCCACCAGGAGCTTACTCAG GAATGCCCCCTATGATGCCAGGTCACGGTGTCCCGCCCATGATGCATGGGATGCCCCCTGGTATGCACGGAATGCCTCCAGG CATGATGCATGGGATGGGAGGGATGATGCCTCCAATGATGCAAGGGATGCCCGGTATGCCGCCAG GAATGCCACCTCACATGGGTCACCGTCCTGGTATTCCCCACATGGCCCAGGCCCCCACCCCGGCGGGGATGCCCAGGCCCGCCGCAGCAGCCCCTGCTGCCGTCAGCAAGCCCCTGTTCCCCAGCGCAGTACAG ATGGGCTCTCATGTTCCAAACACCATCACAGCCTCTCCCAGTAGCACTGCAGACTCTCAGTCTGCTGCCTCTAAGCCTCTGTTCTCTAACACTCCACAA GCCCAGCAGAGTGCCTCTGGAGCTGTGCCCCACAACGCGCCCTCCACCTCCTCTGACCCTCCCAAAGCAACATTCCCCGCCTACACCCagtcctctgcctcctcctccaaccCCCCTAGTAACACTGTGGCCAAGCCCCCAGCCACAGTGACCAGTAAGCCAGCCACCCTCACCACCATGAGTGCAACCAGTAAGTTGATCCACCCTGATGAGGATATCTCACTG GAGGAGCGACGGGCTCAGTTGCCACGGTACCAGCGTAACGTGCCCAGGCAGGGGCAGGTCCACATGTCTGCCCCTCCGGTGGCGGCCGTGGGCGGCATGATGCCCCCACAGCAGGGCATGCCCCCCCAGCAGCCTGGCATGAGGCACCCCATGCACG gtcAGTATGGTGGTCCCCCCCAGGGCATGCCTGGCTACATGCAGGGCGGGATGCCTCCGTATGGGCAGGGCCCTCCGATGGGATACCAAGGAGGGCCTCCCATGGGCATGAGGCCCCCCGTCATGTCTCCTGCGGGACGATACTGA